A window of Candidatus Fusobacterium pullicola contains these coding sequences:
- a CDS encoding ABC transporter substrate-binding protein, producing the protein MKKLNKIVGVTLIFLTSFLFLACGNEKKSSLKEIKTTMSMDIDSLNPYKMVSSGTEEIMYNVFEGLLMPSSSGELIPAIAESYKVSEDGTLYTFKIRKGIKFHNGNPLDVKDVEFSLNRMAGKDGNPPASALFQEIAEINIVSEDEIQIRLKEADSAFIYALTKGIVPDENAQELDKNPIGTGPYMIKQYDREQQIVLEKFNEYWGDKASIDRVTVLVVPNNETAFLKLLSGEINMLSRVDAKRLNELKNFNNISAPQNTVQIFALNNKVAPFDDERVRKAINLAIDKDEIIKSVMGGNGIKLETNMSPVMKKYVIENIGEKQNIEEAKKLLKESGHENFSFTIKVPSNYPMHVNTAQIIAEQLKEIGLNVKIETVEWTTWLSEVYSGRKYEATIVGLTGKLDPYAILRRYTSDYKNNFFNFQDKKYDRLIEGAKKSTVDEVIVANYKEAQEILRDRQAAIYIMDPELITSLDKKISGFEYYPLSYINFAKMKIGE; encoded by the coding sequence ATGAAAAAGTTAAATAAAATAGTTGGAGTTACATTAATTTTCCTAACTAGTTTTTTATTTTTAGCATGTGGAAATGAAAAAAAGAGTTCTCTAAAGGAGATAAAAACAACTATGAGTATGGATATTGATAGCTTAAATCCATATAAGATGGTATCTAGTGGAACTGAGGAGATAATGTATAATGTTTTTGAAGGGTTACTTATGCCTAGTTCAAGTGGAGAGTTGATTCCAGCAATAGCGGAATCATATAAAGTTTCTGAAGATGGAACTCTATATACTTTTAAAATAAGAAAGGGGATTAAGTTTCATAATGGAAATCCTTTAGATGTAAAAGATGTTGAGTTTTCATTGAATAGAATGGCAGGAAAAGATGGAAATCCACCAGCAAGTGCACTATTTCAAGAGATAGCTGAGATAAATATAGTATCAGAGGATGAAATTCAGATAAGATTAAAAGAAGCAGATTCTGCTTTTATTTATGCTCTAACTAAGGGGATTGTACCAGATGAAAATGCTCAAGAGTTGGATAAAAATCCAATTGGAACAGGACCATATATGATAAAACAATATGATAGAGAGCAACAAATTGTTTTAGAAAAATTTAATGAATATTGGGGAGATAAAGCTAGTATAGATAGGGTAACTGTATTGGTAGTTCCAAACAATGAGACAGCCTTTTTAAAGCTTTTATCAGGTGAGATAAATATGCTTTCAAGGGTAGATGCTAAGAGATTGAATGAGTTAAAAAACTTCAATAATATTTCAGCACCACAAAATACAGTACAAATTTTTGCATTAAATAATAAAGTTGCCCCTTTTGATGATGAAAGAGTTAGAAAGGCTATAAACTTAGCTATTGATAAAGATGAGATCATCAAAAGTGTTATGGGTGGAAATGGAATAAAATTGGAAACAAATATGAGTCCAGTTATGAAAAAGTATGTTATTGAGAATATAGGTGAAAAACAAAATATTGAAGAGGCAAAAAAATTATTAAAAGAGAGTGGGCATGAGAATTTCTCCTTTACTATAAAAGTACCAAGTAACTATCCTATGCATGTAAATACAGCTCAAATAATAGCTGAACAATTAAAGGAGATAGGATTAAATGTAAAGATAGAGACTGTTGAATGGACAACTTGGTTATCTGAAGTCTATTCAGGAAGAAAGTATGAAGCTACAATAGTTGGTTTAACAGGAAAGTTAGATCCATATGCTATACTTAGAAGATATACAAGTGATTATAAAAATAACTTTTTTAACTTTCAAGATAAGAAATATGACAGATTGATAGAGGGAGCAAAAAAATCTACTGTTGATGAGGTTATAGTTGCAAATTATAAAGAGGCTCAAGAGATATTAAGAGATAGACAAGCAGCTATCTATATTATGGATC
- a CDS encoding FUSC family protein, giving the protein MNSKLKDIVERAILVAIALFISLYMCQILNLSKFYAGIAALNVANLSDSRTRRQAYERTITTFCGGAVACMIAYSGFQENMFLYVLGLIVVCLLTEMIVKVPATVGCIAFTYIMLNIDPNRSPSQYLEERVIGTAIGAVMVAVIVTLYNRYKHKKSILLEAYSPKEWHHHFKRAIIPGIAVILGVFLINILNGYLDPKYVTKYTMYYCALASVVPFHIELKELFKKTRERFLSTIFGGIIGFLFITLNLVGNVWSSIGIVIVLIFIESIIKVSGSLGGVVFLFIMLNANEKLTPTIYYLDRVLGTGIGIILILFVVYLLKIFEKLKNRDKTIKL; this is encoded by the coding sequence ATGAATAGTAAGTTAAAGGATATTGTAGAAAGAGCTATTTTAGTTGCAATAGCACTGTTTATATCTTTATATATGTGCCAAATTTTAAACTTATCTAAATTTTATGCTGGTATTGCAGCTTTAAATGTAGCTAATTTAAGTGATTCACGAACAAGAAGACAGGCATATGAAAGAACAATCACTACATTTTGTGGTGGAGCTGTGGCTTGTATGATTGCTTATAGTGGATTTCAAGAAAATATGTTTTTATATGTGTTGGGATTAATTGTGGTATGTCTCTTAACAGAGATGATAGTGAAAGTACCAGCAACAGTTGGATGTATTGCCTTTACCTATATAATGCTCAATATAGATCCTAATAGAAGTCCAAGTCAATACTTAGAAGAGAGAGTGATAGGAACGGCTATAGGAGCGGTAATGGTGGCTGTTATTGTAACTCTCTATAATAGATATAAACATAAAAAATCAATTTTATTAGAAGCCTATTCTCCTAAGGAGTGGCATCATCATTTTAAGAGAGCTATCATACCAGGAATAGCAGTTATTTTAGGGGTATTTTTGATCAATATTTTAAATGGATATCTAGATCCTAAATATGTAACTAAATATACTATGTATTATTGTGCTTTAGCCTCTGTAGTTCCCTTTCATATAGAGTTAAAAGAGCTTTTTAAGAAGACAAGAGAGAGATTTTTAAGTACGATTTTTGGTGGAATAATAGGATTTTTGTTTATAACTTTAAATTTGGTAGGAAATGTATGGAGCTCTATAGGAATTGTTATAGTTTTAATCTTCATAGAGTCTATAATAAAAGTTTCAGGCTCTTTAGGAGGGGTAGTTTTTCTTTTTATAATGCTCAATGCAAATGAAAAATTGACTCCAACAATATATTATTTGGATAGAGTTTTAGGAACAGGAATAGGAATTATATTAATACTATTTGTAGTATATCTTTTAAAGATATTTGAAAAGTTAAAAAATAGAGATAAAACAATTAAATTATAG